The DNA segment TATTAACCTAAACAATATAGGAAAAGTGTAATATacaatacggcttaacgtacatcacgtacgacaacgtgcgtgattatgtgtataacgtgcgtgatttatGTTTTcatcatgcgtgattaatgttttccaacatgcgtgatttgggttttttagtttataacgtgcgtgattttcaaatgaacgtaattatctgtcgtacgtgatgtacgttaagccgtattgtACGTTAGCTGGCCTCAACAATATATGTGACATAACAAAAACATCATGATGTATTTACCTTTCTTAAAAGTTCAGGATTAGAAACACCTTGAATTTGTAATTCATCAACATAAGAAGCTTTTCCTTGTGCTACACTTTCAAGTCTAAACGTATGGATTCCAAACATTGCTTGCAAGCAACCTATTGAAAGTCGATCATGAAAGATTAAACAATTTACAAAATCTCAAATGAACATAAAACAGCTTCAAAGTGATACCTTGTTCAATGATAATATCAACTGCTAGAGCAAGAGGTATACGCCTTTCAAGATTTACAACCCCGCAAAAGGGTATATAAGACGGTCTTGACACCTTCAAAACTAAATTGACATCAACATCTATCCTTAATATACAAATTAAAATctgaaattaattaaaaattgTACCTTGTAAACTACTTCAAAAGGAGTAACATAAAGTTCTCGTGAACATAACTCTTTTGAGAGCACATAACGTCTCATGGGAAGATACAGCAACATGATTACGCCAACGCCCCAAGCTAAAACCAGCAACAGTGATATCGAAACCCATATAATAGTGTCATACGTTAAAATACTAGAAGCAAATTCTTCAAAAGAGGCTGTATATAGTATCCGTGATAAAACCTCATTGTCATCCTCGTCACCATCCAGCTCCGACACAGGGTCAGAAAGGAGTAGCTCCTTTGAGGACCGCAGTCTCTGCATCGAGTCCATATGGCCCAAGAACATCCTTCAAGCCAAAAATAATCCAAACATTAAATCTATACATAGATACATAGATTTTTATAACAACAATTCCTAGACTTTTTACGAAAAATACACCAGTACCTGCACTCTGTAGGATTTGAACTCCCAACCTTTTGGTTGTGGAGTTACCACTTAACCACCAGGATGTCTAGGGGTGATCAATAACCAAACCGTTAACCGAAAACCAACGAAATCGAACTGAATGTAAACGAAAACCGAAAATCAGTTTTCGTTTTTATGTACCCTTGGTTAACCGAACCgaatcattcatattttcatataattctagcttttatacctccattttatgTATTTCATGGTTTATACttccattttatgtatttataaatccatttcatgtatttctaTGCAAAAATTTTAGCCCAAGTTTGGTTTTCGTTATTAACCGAAAACTGAAAAATTAATTGAATGATCCGAACCGATTAAATTAACTGAAaaccgattggttaataaaatagattCACCGAAGACTTCGGTTTCGGCTTTGGTTAATGCTAAATtgctaataaccgaaccgaacatTGCACACCCCTAAAAATGTCCCCGTGGGACCTACACATAGATATAGAAATAAATTTATCTATGGGTGATGTTTAATTGATATTATTTCCTACTTGTAAATTATAATCTTCTTATAATTTTGTCAATCTGCTGTGGCATAAATGTTTCTcctgtcaaaaactgatatgaatTATTATGTTAAAACTCCTAAACTGTGACTTTACCACACCTAATTAATACTTCAAATAATGAAACCCTAAAAAAGCCAATTTATCATGAACAATAACTAATACTTTGAATTAATCAACATAAGCTATATTTGAATAAAACACAGTAATTCCACTGTAACATCACTCTGTTCATAATTTGAAACTCATCAACAACAAACAGTTTTCATCTGATTTCTGATTACATACGGTGAAATTGACAATACGCCGACATCAGTGTAGCTAAAATGATATGAAACAGCGAGCAAGAACATGAGGAATAAATAATTTACCTGCAAAATATTGGAGATTTTCGAGTGTTGGAGACGGAACGTATGGATCATGGACAGAGGGTTTGGATGATTTGAATCTCTGAGTGGATTTAATTTGTAGTTTTCTTTTTTAGTGACCGAAAATCCCAAAAAACACAGGTATGGTATCAATAGGTAAAAACCAATAAATACTGGTATcaaaccgataccgaaaatgtcaaaaatcGATGCCGAAAATAGTTTGGTTCTGATGAGGATACGTCCCTGACCGGACCGAATCATCGCCTACGGTCGGACCGGACCTTGCACCATAAGACGGATCGGACAGATACGCTGGTGCGACGTAACTAACTGGGTCCCACCTCCATAACCGCCATGATAGCGACTGGTCCGACTCTAACTAACTTGCCACATCAGCACACCCAAAAGCTATAAATACCCCGCCAAGACTTCCAGCAAGGGGTAAtcgctactttctctctctaaactctcctccctctctccctGACCTATTTCCTCCTcacagatacttattctcacgcccgagcttggtcacagagaggcccccctccctgtgacgaggctaacggtgtgttTGTTCTCTTGTGATCTTGCAGGTTTCTTGCTAGGTCATCTGAAGCTCTACTCTGACCAAGTCGCACTAACTGGTTTTTGAGTCTTCAGTGGCGCCATCCCCTCGAATTCACATAATTCGTTTCTTTGTTCTCGTTCATTTGAAGTCATGGAAGAATCAACGACAGCAGTCTCCACCAGCACTTTCCCATCTTACAATGATATATGGGAAGGAAACGCTAACTCCACAACTGCTTCAGCAGCAGTTGTCGCCTCAGCAGCTTCGATAGGATCTGCGTCGGTTCCTCCAGCTGCAAATCCTGTAGGCGGAAGTTCTGTCACCACGATGTCTGTTACTGCCCCGGTTGCCACGCCATTACCTACCTTCGACAATGCTTTCCTTTTAAGGAATGCCGATCTGTTGCGTCAGttacagcagcagcaacagcgagaTGAGATGCTGCAAAGTCTCCGAGCAAATTTGTTTAACAACATCTATCCAGGGGGAAATCCCGTCTCTGTTGGAACCTTCGCTCCTGCATCTATGGTAAGTTCTATGATCTCCACTCCTATAACACATGTTACACAATTTTCTTCGGTTACAAGTGCTCCGATGAATAACGGTCTAAACGACCTGTTTCTCCAGGGATCTATGGGTTTAAACCCCCAAGATCACGAGCTGCTCATGCCATACCACCCCACGTCTATGACTTCCCAATCAAAGTTTACGTTGCGGATCGTCAATGCCCCACTCCCAGCTAAGCTGAAGATGCCTCCCACGTTGAAGTTTTACGATGGTACTTCTGATCCGGACGACCATATGTTCGCGTTTTCCAGAGCGGCTAAGGTCGAGCAGTGGCCTATGCCGGCTTGGTGTCTTATGTTCGCCCAAACTCTCACCGGATCGGCAAGGGTTTGGTTTGATGGGTTGCCAGAGGGGTCGATCGACCACTTTGAGGATTTCCAGCGTATTTTCTTGCAAAATTTCTGTCAGCAGCGACGCTGCAAGAAAGATATTACCGAGGTTCACCATATAAAGCGCCGCGATGGAGAGTCTGTAGAAGATTTTATCGATCGCTTCAATCGAGAAAGCATGCAGATAAGTGGAGCGGTTGACCAGCTCCGAGTCTCTGGGTTCTGCTACGGAGTTCGGAACAATCAGCTTGTGGAGAAACTCCATGAGATCTCCCAAAAACTATGGAGACGCTTATGGAGAGAGCTCGGGCATTCGTTCGGGGAAAGAGTGCTTGCGGCCAACCGAATGAAACCACAGCTAGAAACGCTAAGGCTCGGACCACTTCGTGGAAACGCAATGCGTCACCACCAAAAGATAGAAGCAATGGTTGGAATAGAAATCGTGGCCCGTATCAGAAGTCGGATCGAAGCAGTTTCCGAACAGGAAATGTGCGTTTCAACACTTTTTCTGAGCTCACCAAATCACCAAGCGAAATCCTTAGTACGGAGACTACTCGGTTCCCTACGCCGTCGAAGCAACGACCCAGCTCGGACAGGCACTCCAAGAAATATTGTGAATATCACCGAGACAAGGGTCATACAACTGATGAATGTTGGGCTCTGAAGCAAGAAATCGAGAAGGCTGTACGATCCGGTAAACTCTCGCACCTTGTGAAAGAAGTAAAAGACGGGAAGAAGTCAGCAACGGCAATTGATAATCCGAACACCGAGCCCGGAATCAATATGATCCGATCCACCGAACCAAGAGGGGTAAAGCGGTCAAACCAGCATATGGCAGCATGGATGCATCAGCCAACGTACTTCCCTCCGATCGACCCCGATGATGCTCGAGACGGACCAATTACAATCTCGGCTGTCATCGCCGGACACCTGGTCCGACGAATTTACGTGGACGGAGGAAGTGCTTTCGAGATCATGTATTTACAATGTTTCCAGCAGTTGAACCCCCAAGTAAAAAAGAGTTTGATTGAAGTCTCCACCCCTCTGATCAGTTTCTCCGGGGAGGTGGTCCGTCCGATAGGACAGATTACCCTTTCGACTACATTCAAAGAGGGTGATAAAAGCAGGACTGTCCAACTAAACTTCCTGGTTGTTGGCACTCATTCATCGCATAACATAATACTCGGACGGCCTGGATTGAGAGCCCTCGGGGCGATCAGTTCGACAATACATGGAGCTATTAAATTCCCTACCAAGGCCGGAGTTGCCACTATTTTCTCAGAGTCAAATTCGTTTGTCGCCGAAGTGAGACATGCAGCGGAAACGAGCTCCAAAAAGTCCGAAGTACCTACGGAACTTTGGGCAATCAACCCGGATTTTCCCGAACAACAAGTAGCTATTGGTGCCTAGCTCCCAAAACGAACGAAGAAGCTCTTGTGGGAATTGTTAAGAAACTCGATAGACGTCTTCGCGTGGAAGCACTCCGATATGCAAGGAGTCCCCAGATCTATGGCACAACATCACCTGAACGTAAAAGAATCAATCAAACCAATAGCGCAGAGGAAAAGGCACATGGCGCCGGATCGAGCCAAAGCCATTGCAAAAGATGTTAAAAGCCTCCTAGACGCAGGAATCATTCGAGAGGTTCGGTATCAAACATGGGTATCAAACCCCGTTCTGGTACGGAAGAAAGATAATTCATGGAGAATGTGCATTGATTTCACCGATTTAAATGATGCGTGCCCGAAAGATTGTTTTCCTCTAGCGGAGATTGATGAGAAGATTGACTCCGTCGCTACGTTCAGGTTAAAAAAATTTTTTGATGCTTACAAGGGATACCATCAAATACAAATGGCGGTCGAAGATGAGGATAAGACAGCCTTTGTCACCAATGAAGGAGTGTATTGTTTTACTAAGATGtcgttcggtttgaaaaatgccgGTGCTACGTACCAGCGTCTGATGAGCAAAGCCTTTAAAGATCAGATCGAGCGAAATGTAGAagtatattgtcacaccccgaccacgtaaaacatcaaatcgtggcggaaacgtcggggagtgttgtaacagaattattgttccacaaccaaggtaattcaaataatattttattcatcacccaagggtggaatacattgtttcaaacgagaacccacaagttacattgtcttaaaataaaaagaaataaagtacataacaagttttaactagtctagatccattttatcgtcactaaggcccaagtccatcctagtgtatcacgatcatcctatgcatttgctcctgaaacacatgtgaaaataggtacgtcagcataaaaatgcctgtgagatacacaggttttgtgaaaataggatccatgacttaggttttagaaaaatgtttaatgaaatgtagtcatgaaccttgttgattgtattgtttgtaagtcatttgaaaaacgatggtagatatgtatttttgaaagaataatgtatggttaaatgaataaccaagtgaaataagttttataaaacaagttgtttgtaaaacaatgtattgcgaaaaatatgttatatagctaaactaaaatgatttaaacaacgctgcgatgcgtaatatcatacaaacacttatatataggaagtaccagcggcgtatccaccatgtttgtatcatatcacacacgcctcgttacttatatcacttacccaaacaaaccaccaatgtaaacatgtttatgtttaaccaaatgtcaaaatgtttaagcgaaaaaccatgtctaacgtcaagtgtatatcatgtaatgtgtgtaacaatgtcaaaatgtctatgtcaatgtcaatcatgtcatgtgtaaacaaaaggtcatgtatggtaagtgaaatatgtatcaactaaaccataggtgaaaatgcacaaaacaaagtattgaagtaaaactcagtttaaatcaacgttatgttttgtggagatgcatgctatactgaatacaaacatttatgcggtattgtaaaaatgcatacattcaagccttgtgactgtggtgataaacctttaaacaaattaaaggtctatcggtttttatgtttaaatcgaattcggtcattcctttcatccaaacatacccaggatgtcaggaacgggagttgtcaattcctatggtaccactacctactaacgagcggcgtgatcaaagttaatgaatgtatattgtcccacttaaacaaaccaaatgtcatacctaaaatataaacatgtgaaaacaatgcactaagtatgtaatcaaatgtacacacatagcgtgaaaaatcatgtaaaacaagtgtactaagtatgataaacatacatagcatgaaaacgtcatgtaaaacaatgtactaatggacatagcaagtatataatgtgaaaacatgaaagcatgaaggtaacaagtaggcacatgtgtttcaccccaaaatgtttagaaaacagtaaaagaggggtctatgtactcacttgagattgcttagaagtcgtaggataaccaccaagcaatgctagaaggtcacggaatcaaacggcacctatataggtatctacattaataaacggacctatcggaggatcgggtagtacgaggttttgcaaaccaaataagtgtgggaacttatgtaatatggtctaacaaagcctacgtactaaaacgaaacttatcctaagtgcttttgacccgttacgacccgcttaggtagcttatgctactttaacgcgtcgttcgcgtaaaacgcgttcggaatgtctaactagccctatgataaacaagatatgccttaacatgtttaatatagttgctaaatcagtttagataccaaaaattgtgttacataggcttaaaatgaattttggcataaaaagggtattttggtaatttacttaaggcacatacgttacctatcatacaactagttaaacgatgtgaccataaggtataacctcggaaggttattccctatacaactatggtcacctaatatgtttggtcggatcctaatgattgaccaaatgggtcgggttcgtaagcataagcgattgattagatcgcttaccttacgacccttagacaagcacaaaactagtagcgacgagctaaacatgctagaacatgtttagtgaagttagaaaacaggtttggcattaaaacaaacggttttaataccctagagtagtttggttacaaaatacgcgagaaaacgcattttggccgaaagtacgactcgtcactgagcctagataacgtggtaatcagtaggtatagtcactagggactataaccatcgtgattacgctcacgttatgaagttcaaacgaacttcgcgttgaccataaactggtcaatgcagaaagtcaaacacagtttgactttaacgctaaaacgaacgaaaaacgcgaaagaatacttacagaaggtccccgcaagattgatttccaagtatttctcaggtatgaagtggtaatcactccaacttagagaaaatctcagaaaatcaagtgAGTTGGAAGTGAATtcatggggggtatttatagatttcgtagaaccgttaggatcgtttcttgaaatccgagcttcgatctccaccctccatgtgtgcccattgttttagaaaaccatgggacatccaaaaccagcccacaagatgcaagaaaccatgggtaaaggtgtgtaacagctggaaatggctggaaagcatttctgctgatctgggaggggcttacggaccgtaagcaaccccatacggtccgtaagggacctgcagaccagctatgttttcattttgacagttttggtccctgtgcgtGTATAGTCGTATTCTGgtacttctaacacccgtcaaacccatttctaagctctacaaggatgttaaagtatagggaacataaaacatgctcaaaaatatgccggatgtcggctcgtttggccgtacgattgcgttgttcggttaattacgacggaagtcgtaacggacgcaaaaacggtccaaattgcgcgacgaatggatttttgacaagccaaacactaaaacataatattttagtgcttacataaatttttggatgtccggaagtattcagaacgtaagttatgcgcgaaaatgcaaacttatgcactttttgacgcttttagtccctgaatgagcataaagtttattttagcacaccgaacccctcaaagcctatttctaagctatgtaaaggatatttagggtgtgtttaacttatgatcatgttccggaatgttcgttacagttcaaatcggcatactttcgcagtttgtcaattttagtccctgtaagcgaattgactggattttgccataccaaagccttcaaaacttatttctaagttatgtaaaggttatttaaggtatgttaagcatgaattgatgttccggagtatttgtcgcgttaaactgactacgtttacgcaccagtttgcgtataaatctccagaaagcgatatagagtttgaaatcgaataaaagtcaaaacatgaaaaccatcaaacataaacaaacaaacatagggatcaaataactttatttcattgataactgaactgtttacaatgattacaagcacagatgtcacagtctcccctacttgtgggaatttcgtcccgaaatttgtttagaggaaactcatgggaatagatgtggatatttcgccttcatttgatcttcacgttcccaagtaaacttaggtccacgtttagattcccagcgaactttaaccaacggaatgcgcttgcgtttaagccatttgacttcacgatccataatttccacaggtttcttcaacaaaatgaagtgttttatcgacacggatttcgtcaagtggtatgtggaggttctcatcagctaaacactttttgagattggatacgtggaaggttggatgaacatttccaagttcgggaggtaatgcaagtctgtaggctaccttaccgattctttcgacgatcttgaatggtccaacgtatctaggtgcaagttttcctttcttcccaaatctgatcacacctttccaaggtgagaccttaagtaatacacgatcactgacttggaattctaagggcttgcgtcgttggtccgcgtaactcttttgacggcttcgagctgcctgtaagttatcacgaactttcttaaccttgtcagttgtctttagaataaggtcaggtccagtaagctgagcctcacctatttcattccagcagacagGTGAATGatattttcgaccatagagagcctcgaaatgAGCCATGTTGATgttggagtgataactattgttgtaggagaattcaatcaatggaagatgtgaatcccaactaccaccaaaatcgatcacacaagctctaagcatatcctccagagtctggattgttctttcagtttggccatctgtttgtggatgatatgctgtgctcagattgagttgggtccccatagcagattgcatggttctccaaaaacgagaagagaaacgagcatctctatcagaaataatgttcaggggaacaccatgtcgagatacgatttcatccacatagattttagccagatcttcagcagatagattctcacggattggcaggaaatgcgctgactttgtaagacgatcaacaactacccagatggcatcatgacctttcttagtgcgcgggggtttggtaatgagatccatggcaatgttttcccatttccaaactgggatctcaggttgctccaaaagaccataaggatgctggtgttcagccttaaccttgagacaagtaaggcattttgaaacgtacaaggcaatgtctttcttcataccaggccaccaatactgagtacgaatatccttatacattttgtctgggccgggatgaacagaataacgagacttatgggcttcatccataagcaaagtgcgaagatcatcttggcttgggacccacaaacggtccatgaaataatatgatccatcttccttcagcacaagatcaggcttaatgtgatagggtaattccttacccatcaagtcttgtgaaacacaagcctgttgagcctgagtaatgcgtgcttggatatcagatcgggcttgaacagcagattgaacacaaacacaatgaagcacagtacattccttacgacttaatgcgtcagccacaacattcgctttaccaggatggtagcgaatttcgcaatcatactcatttaggagttcgacccaacgtctttgcctcatgttgagttctttctgattgaagatatgctgaagacttttgtggtcagtgaaaaccacgtattttgtaccgtacaaatagtgtctccagattttgagagcaaagacaactgcacccaactcaagatcatgagtggtgtagtttctctcatgtaccttcaattgtcttgatgcataggctatgactttattcctttgcatcagaacacagccaagacccaatttcgatgcatcacagtaaacaacaaaatcatcattgccttcaggcaaagttagaataggtgcatcacaaagcttctgcttcaaggtctgaaatgcttcttcttgcttagaaccccattcaaagggtttattcttctgagttagggcagttagaggaactgcaatcttcgagaagttctcgatgaagcggcggtaataacctgcaagaccaagaaaagaacgaacctcagtaggagtagtagcccgtatcccaatccttaatcgcactgatcttagagggatctacatgtataccttgttcgttgacaatatgtcctaaaaattgaacttccttaagccaaaattcacacttggagaacttggcaaaaagttgctctttctttaggagttccagag comes from the Helianthus annuus cultivar XRQ/B chromosome 4, HanXRQr2.0-SUNRISE, whole genome shotgun sequence genome and includes:
- the LOC110937674 gene encoding uncharacterized protein LOC110937674 isoform X2, coding for MFLGHMDSMQRLRSSKELLLSDPVSELDGDEDDNEVLSRILYTASFEEFASSILTYDTIIWVSISLLLVLAWGVGVIMLLYLPMRRYVLSKELCSRELYVTPFEVVYKVSRPSYIPFCGVVNLERRIPLALAVDIIIEQGCLQAMFGIHTFRLESVAQGKASYVDELQIQGVSNPELLRKVIVKEASKAIQDSGRTWRTSVHGTAPENSTRIRSFTDGSVFRSPRNGKAIISPRPALAEQRVLSCTEVLIYKMDEVSQSVKDYIVL
- the LOC110937674 gene encoding uncharacterized protein LOC110937674 isoform X1 — its product is MFLGHMDSMQRLRSSKELLLSDPVSELDGDEDDNEVLSRILYTASFEEFASSILTYDTIIWVSISLLLVLAWGVGVIMLLYLPMRRYVLSKELCSRELYVTPFEVVYKVSRPSYIPFCGVVNLERRIPLALAVDIIIEQGCLQAMFGIHTFRLESVAQGKASYVDELQIQGVSNPELLRKVIVKEASKAIQDSGRTWRTSVHGTAPENSTRIRSFTDGSVFRSPRNGKAIISPRPALAEQRVLSCTEVLIYKMDEVSQSVKRLEKIVEDAQAQTTNEGMKE